GAGGTGGGGGGCATCTATACCTGCTTCTGATTTGCTGCTTTCCCAGTCcatgagggagaaggaagagcaaTCAGCAGGTGGGTCCACAGCCCCAGTAGCTGGAGACTGGATGGTCTTTCTACTATAATTAACCCAAGGGGTTGCTTTTGTcttctctttgtgttttgttAGTTAAGGCCAAAAATGTTGACCCTTCACTCTGCCCTCAAAGAAGCCCTTCTGCCAGGGTTGGTAGTGACAGCTTTCAACCACACATGCCCCAGAACTGGTAAGTATTTTCTTGGCTAGTTTGCTTATTTACCTGTGGGCTTTGGTTGTTGTTCTGATAGCTCTTTTCTTCATGTTCTGTCAAACTGTCCCAAAAGTGAGGAAGGCCAGATGAAGGCTGCCAGTCCTCCTCAGGCCCTCTGCTGGTATATGACAGCTGGTCCATTAGCTGCAATTGCTTTATGGGGGATGAGATCATTTGCTGATCATGGGGGAAGAGAGAACccaataaatgaaacaaagttcCATAAAGAATAACTCTTGTATTGTTAATGTTGTTGATATTGTTGAAGTTATTAGAATCATAATCTTAGTTGGAAAAAATCATGGAAGTATAGGAAGTCACATGCCTTTTGATTTCAGTAGAGAAGAGACACTTTTTGAGAAAATCTTGTTACCTTGTCATTGCTTTGTaagttttgaaatgtgaaaatgtatATAGCCCTAAGGCAGCACagatgaaaaatagaaacaagtcAATGaggcctatttctttttttcttctaatagaagtttttttttttttggtatgttttgttGATACTTTGTAAAAGATACTCACTGATGTttggaactttaaaaaagaatctaccttttaaaattctttataaaattttaattttatggcatagatttttttttgtttgtgcaaGATTATGCAAATACATATCCTTGGTAACAAGATGGAAAACATTAAATACTGTAGTTAAATAtgattttctgattattaaaagCAAACAGCTACTTAATGTATTTTGGGACAATTCTTTGTATCTCTTTTCCCTTTAGAAACACACATACTTCATTAATTTGGATGGTACTAATGGGCAATTCACCATAATTTAGGCTGTGTGAAAAGTTTCTAAATAGTTCTTTAATCAATGGCAGAACAAATAGGCTGAAAACAAGATtgcaaaaataatgttttaaatatctgCAAGGACAAATTATTAATAAAGCCTGTATTtgagtactaaaaaaaaaaaaaaaataatgttttaaagaataatgaaaatacatcattttttaaaactgtatagaaata
This genomic interval from Ictidomys tridecemlineatus isolate mIctTri1 chromosome 9, mIctTri1.hap1, whole genome shotgun sequence contains the following:
- the LOC120892322 gene encoding uncharacterized protein LOC120892322 isoform X5; this translates as MREKEEQSAVKAKNVDPSLCPQRSPSARVGSDSFQPHMPQNWRACTCAFMCIHTLLKEFKVNKDPEQETESLYLLRLDPD
- the LOC120892322 gene encoding uncharacterized protein LOC120892322 isoform X4, whose product is MREKEEQSAVKAKNVDPSLCPQRSPSARVGSDSFQPHMPQNWRACTCAFMCIHTLLKEFKVNKDPGSLWEVNTLGKCVFL
- the LOC120892322 gene encoding uncharacterized protein LOC120892322 isoform X6, coding for MREKEEQSAVKAKNVDPSLCPQRSPSARVGSDSFQPHMPQNCAFFSGTLPINFQPPACGPQDIFSRLSVIISSSTWRK